One region of Vescimonas fastidiosa genomic DNA includes:
- the yfcE gene encoding phosphodiesterase, whose product MRWLVASDIHGSATACRRVLDAFVREKADGLLLLGDLLYHGPRNPLPEGHDPKQCVQMLNEYRDHIAAVRGNCEAAVDQMVLQFPVMADYMLLQLGGRRIFATHGDMYNPEHLPPLAKGGILLTGHTHVPACDIYPDFVYLNPGSVSLPKDEQKRKGYILLDDTGAVFKELDGTEYHRYMF is encoded by the coding sequence TGCCGCCGTGTGCTGGATGCTTTTGTGCGGGAAAAGGCGGACGGGCTTTTGCTGCTGGGCGACCTTTTATACCACGGGCCTCGGAACCCGCTGCCGGAGGGCCACGACCCTAAGCAGTGCGTGCAGATGCTTAATGAGTACCGGGACCATATCGCCGCCGTGCGGGGGAACTGCGAGGCGGCGGTGGACCAAATGGTGCTGCAATTCCCTGTGATGGCGGATTATATGCTGCTGCAACTGGGAGGCAGGCGCATCTTTGCCACCCACGGCGATATGTATAACCCGGAGCATTTACCGCCCCTGGCCAAGGGGGGCATCCTGCTGACAGGTCACACCCATGTGCCCGCCTGCGACATCTATCCGGATTTTGTATATCTGAATCCCGGCTCTGTGTCCCTGCCTAAGGATGAGCAGAAGCGCAAGGGCTACATCCTGCTGGACGATACCGGAGCCGTGTTCAAGGAACTGGACGGCACAGAATATCATCGGTATATGTTCTGA
- a CDS encoding peptidase U32 family protein, giving the protein MEKLKMAVLYGADAVYLAGSSFGMRAFAGNFTPEELPKAVRFAHDHGVAVHATVNTMPRWNEAEKLPAYLEQLDDAGVDALILADLGAFTLAGRYAPHCQRHISTQQSVANHICAQAWYDLGATRVVLARELSLEEICAIRERVSPELELEVFCHGAMCVSYSGRCLLSNYMTGRDSNRGACAQPCRYQYTLMEEKRPGEYFPVFEDERGTYILNSRDMCMIDHLPDLIDAGVDCLKIEGRAKSAYYAAIVAGAYRHVLDDIAAGRPADPVWRDEVEHVSHRHYSTSFFYGQPGQYFENSRYIREWQICAVVLSCEADGLATLSLRNKFKAGDRVEIVGPDLKPFEMLVPLMEDTDGLPLEEPRTPQMEFKMRLPRPVPPMSFVRHGVDLSGK; this is encoded by the coding sequence ATGGAAAAGCTGAAAATGGCTGTGCTGTACGGGGCGGATGCGGTATATTTGGCGGGCTCGTCTTTCGGAATGCGCGCCTTTGCCGGGAATTTCACGCCGGAGGAGCTGCCCAAAGCGGTGCGCTTTGCCCATGACCACGGCGTAGCTGTCCACGCCACGGTGAACACCATGCCGCGTTGGAATGAGGCAGAAAAGCTGCCTGCCTACCTGGAGCAGCTGGACGATGCCGGGGTGGATGCCCTGATTTTGGCGGACTTAGGCGCTTTTACCTTGGCAGGGAGGTACGCCCCCCATTGCCAGCGGCACATCAGCACCCAGCAGTCTGTGGCTAACCACATCTGCGCCCAGGCTTGGTATGACTTGGGGGCCACCCGTGTGGTCCTGGCCCGGGAGCTGAGCCTGGAGGAGATATGCGCCATACGGGAGAGGGTGTCTCCGGAGCTGGAGCTGGAGGTCTTTTGCCACGGGGCTATGTGCGTGTCCTATTCCGGGCGGTGCCTACTGTCGAACTACATGACCGGGCGCGACTCCAACCGGGGCGCCTGCGCCCAGCCCTGCCGCTACCAGTATACTCTTATGGAGGAAAAGCGCCCCGGTGAATATTTCCCTGTTTTTGAGGATGAGCGGGGCACATACATCCTTAACTCCCGGGATATGTGCATGATAGACCATCTTCCCGACCTTATAGACGCCGGGGTGGACTGCCTGAAGATTGAGGGACGGGCCAAATCGGCATACTATGCTGCCATTGTGGCCGGGGCCTATCGTCATGTGCTGGACGACATAGCTGCCGGACGGCCCGCAGATCCGGTGTGGCGAGACGAGGTGGAGCATGTGAGCCACCGGCACTACTCTACCAGTTTCTTCTACGGACAGCCGGGCCAGTATTTTGAAAATTCCCGGTATATCCGGGAGTGGCAGATCTGCGCTGTGGTTTTAAGCTGTGAAGCGGATGGCCTTGCCACCTTAAGTCTGCGCAATAAATTTAAGGCAGGGGATAGGGTGGAGATTGTGGGCCCGGACCTAAAGCCATTTGAGATGCTTGTCCCCCTGATGGAGGATACCGACGGGCTGCCCCTGGAGGAGCCAAGAACGCCGCAAATGGAGTTTAAGATGCGTCTGCCTCGGCCGGTGCCGCCCATGAGCTTTGTCCGCCATGGGGTGGACCTGAGCGGAAAATAA
- a CDS encoding dTMP kinase, whose translation MQGRLIVFEGTDGSGKATQTALLCQELDRRGIAYRRLEFPRYKEESSALIRLYLSGAFGSRPNDVNAYAAATFYSVDRFASYRQDWGAYYEAGGLVIADRYTTSNAVHQTPKLPPEERRGYLEWLFDFEYRLLGLPKPDRVLYLDLPTEISERMMRRREQQTHTRADIHERDEAYLAACRESAELTIALCGWEKIDCSRGGEMRAAEDIHREVMERVEDLLVP comes from the coding sequence ATGCAGGGCAGACTCATCGTGTTTGAGGGGACAGACGGCTCCGGCAAGGCCACGCAAACCGCATTGCTGTGTCAGGAATTGGACCGGCGTGGCATTGCCTACCGCCGCCTGGAGTTCCCCCGGTATAAGGAGGAGTCCTCGGCGCTGATCCGGCTGTACCTCTCCGGTGCCTTCGGCAGCCGTCCCAATGATGTGAACGCCTACGCTGCCGCCACCTTTTATTCTGTGGACCGCTTTGCCAGCTATCGGCAGGACTGGGGTGCGTACTACGAGGCGGGAGGCTTGGTCATCGCGGACCGTTACACCACCTCCAATGCCGTTCACCAGACGCCAAAGCTCCCTCCGGAGGAGCGTCGCGGCTACCTGGAGTGGCTATTTGACTTTGAATATCGGCTCCTGGGACTGCCAAAGCCGGACCGGGTGCTATATTTGGATCTCCCCACGGAAATTTCTGAGCGGATGATGCGCCGCCGGGAGCAGCAGACCCACACTCGGGCGGACATCCATGAGCGGGACGAGGCTTATTTGGCTGCCTGCCGGGAGAGCGCGGAGCTGACCATCGCTTTGTGCGGCTGGGAAAAGATCGACTGCAGCCGGGGCGGCGAAATGCGTGCGGCGGAGGACATCCACCGGGAGGTTATGGAGCGGGTGGAGGACCTGCTTGTCCCGTAA
- the mltG gene encoding endolytic transglycosylase MltG, with amino-acid sequence MSENKRPDTQGWDTEAVRRRIISEVDAGAETGSKKKKHRKFNWKIYIAAVVLGSMLLAGLGWILANDLCALDKGNDTYTVTIEEDDGVFKIASKLKKAGLIELKGFFVLYEIFTGAKKDIDPGTYELNTSMDYRSLVNNMYDPDARRRAQEGLVLLTIPEGYTVQQIVDLLAENKISTKEELIDAVSNFDFGEEYPFIDSSLNGQINRLEGYLFPDTYEFSTEKSAVYAIDTMLTNFNNRVSGDLLAEIQNSDYSLKEIVTLASIIEKEAIGDYEERANISSVFHNRLEGDNGEVGNALQSDATIHYAMALMGLEDKDFSTDLDSPYNTYLHGGLPVGPICNPSLASIRAAVNPNDTDYYYFAYGKDGVSHFFRTFNEHLSFVNSDMYAPG; translated from the coding sequence ATGAGTGAGAATAAGCGGCCCGATACACAGGGCTGGGATACCGAGGCGGTGCGCCGCCGGATCATAAGCGAGGTGGATGCAGGCGCTGAGACCGGCTCCAAAAAGAAAAAGCACCGCAAATTCAACTGGAAGATTTATATTGCGGCGGTGGTCCTGGGGTCTATGCTGTTGGCAGGCTTGGGCTGGATATTGGCTAATGACCTCTGCGCCCTGGACAAGGGCAACGACACCTACACCGTGACCATCGAGGAGGACGACGGCGTTTTTAAGATCGCCTCTAAGCTGAAAAAGGCGGGGCTGATCGAGCTGAAGGGATTTTTCGTTCTGTATGAAATTTTCACCGGCGCAAAGAAAGACATCGACCCCGGCACCTATGAGCTGAATACCTCTATGGACTATCGCAGCCTGGTGAATAATATGTACGACCCCGATGCCCGTCGCCGGGCCCAGGAGGGCTTGGTGCTTCTCACGATTCCAGAGGGCTATACGGTTCAGCAGATCGTAGATCTTCTGGCGGAGAACAAGATCTCCACTAAGGAGGAGCTCATCGACGCCGTATCCAACTTTGACTTTGGCGAGGAGTACCCCTTTATCGACAGTAGTCTCAACGGACAAATCAACCGCCTGGAGGGCTACCTTTTCCCGGATACCTACGAGTTTTCCACGGAGAAATCAGCGGTGTACGCCATAGACACCATGCTCACCAACTTCAATAACCGCGTCAGCGGCGACCTGCTGGCGGAGATACAAAACAGCGACTATTCCCTCAAGGAGATCGTCACTTTGGCCTCTATTATCGAAAAGGAAGCCATTGGCGACTATGAGGAGCGGGCCAATATCTCCTCCGTGTTCCACAACCGTCTGGAGGGGGACAACGGTGAGGTGGGCAACGCCCTGCAGTCCGATGCCACCATCCACTACGCCATGGCCCTCATGGGCCTGGAGGACAAGGACTTCTCCACCGACCTGGACAGCCCCTACAACACCTATCTCCACGGCGGCCTGCCTGTGGGACCCATTTGTAACCCCAGCTTGGCCTCTATCCGGGCTGCGGTGAATCCCAACGACACGGATTACTACTACTTTGCCTACGGAAAGGACGGCGTGAGCCACTTCTTCCGTACCTTCAACGAGCATCTGTCCTTTGTGAACAGCGATATGTATGCCCCGGGATGA